A genomic window from Equus asinus isolate D_3611 breed Donkey chromosome 25, EquAss-T2T_v2, whole genome shotgun sequence includes:
- the ADAM15 gene encoding disintegrin and metalloproteinase domain-containing protein 15 isoform X7 → MRLALLWALGLLGAGSPLPSRPLPDTGGTEEEQGRPERRILEPQILQDNLTFSLAEVLQTSLPEALRIKLELDGESHILELLQNRELVPGHPTLVWYQPDGTRVVSEGHTLEHCCYEGGVQGHANSWVSLCTCSGLRGLVILSPERSYALELRPGDLQGLPIISRIQDLLLPGHTCALSRRASVSTRVPPERHLGRNHSHRRRRDVVTETKIVELVIVADHSEVQKYQDFQYLLNRTLEVAVLLDTFFRPLNVRVALVGLEAWTQRDLVEINQDPGLTLNSFLRWRQVDLLPRLPHDSAQLVTATSFSGPMVGMAIQNSICSPEFSGGVNMDHSTSILGVASSIAHELGHSLGLDHDSPGNSCPCPGPAPAKSCIMEASTDFLPGLNFSNCSRQALEKALLDGMGSCLFEQLPGLPSMAKGCGNMFVDPGEQCDCGFADECTDPCCNYLTCQLRPGAQCASNGPCCQNCQLRPAGWQCRPPRGDCDLPEFCPGDSSQCPPDISLGDGEPCAGGLAVCMEGRCASYAQQCQALWGPGAQPATPLCLLTANTRGDAFGNCGRSPNGSYMSCATRDAICGQLQCQGGMAQPLLGSAQDLHWETLEANGTQLNCSWVHLDLGNDVAQPLLTLPGTACGPGLVCLNRRCQPVDLLGAQECRRKCHGHGVCDSNRHCHCEEGWAPPDCTTQIRATSSLTTGLPLSLLLMVVLVLLGASYWHRARLRQRLCQLKGPSCQYRAAQSGPPERPGPPQRALLISGAKAELADRPNPPTRPLPVDPVVRRSKACPAAPSSVLALPLTSPEVSLPPT, encoded by the exons ATGCGGCTGGCGCTGCTCTGGGCCCTGGGACTCCTGGGCGCGGGCAGCCCTCTGCCCTCCCGGCCGCTCCCAGATACAG GTGGCACTGAGGAGGAGCAAGGAAGGCCGGAGAGAAGGATCTTGGAGCCCCAGATCCTTCAGGACAACCTGACATTCAGCCTAGCAGAGGTGCTTCAG ACCAGTCTGCCTGAGGCTTTGCGGATCAAATTGGAATTGGATGGTGAGAGTCATATCCTGGAGCTGCTACAGAATAG GGAACTAGTCCCAGGCCACCCAACCCTGGTGTGGTACCAGCCTGATGGCACCCGGGTGGTCAGTGAGGGACATACTCTG GAGCACTGCTGCTACGAAGGAGGAGTGCAGGGCCATGCCAACTCCTGGGTCTCCCTCTGCACCTGCTCGGGCCTCAG GGGCTTGGTGATTCTGTCGCCAGAGAGAAGCTACGCCCTGGAGCTGAGGCCTGGGGACCTTCAGGGTCTCCCCATCATCTCCCGGATCCAAGACCTCCTCCTGCCAGGCCACACTTGTGCCCTAAGCAGGCGTGCATCTGTGTCCACTCGGGTTCCCCCAGAGCGCCACCTGGGACGGAACCACAGTCACCGG CGGAGGCGGGATGTGGTGACAGAGACCAAGATTGTTGAGCTGGTGATTGTAGCTGATCATTCCGAG GTCCAGAAGTACCAGGACTTCCAGTACCTGCTGAACCGCACACTGGAAGTGGCCGTCCTCCTGGACACA TTCTTCCGGCCCCTGAATGTCCGGGTGGCGTTAGTGGGCCTGGAGGCCTGGACCCAGCGTGACCTGGTAGAGATAAACCAGGACCCAGGTCTCACACTAAACAGCTTCCTCCGCTGGCGCCAGGTGGACCTGCTGCCTCGATTGCCCCACGACAGTGCCCAGCTGGTGAC TGCTACTTCATTCTCTGGGCCCATGGTGGGCATGGCCATTCAGAACTCCATCTGTTCTCCTGAATTCTCAGGAGGCGTGAACATG GACCACTCCACAAGCATCCTGGGAGTTGCTTCCTCGATAGCCCATGAGTTGGGCCACAGCCTGGGTCTGGACCACGACTCCCCTGGGAACAGCTGCCCCTgtccaggcccagccccagccaaGAGCTGCATCATGGAGGCCTCCACAGA CTTCCTGCCAGGCTTGAACTTTAGCAACTGCAGCCGCCAGGCCCTGGAGAAAGCCCTCTTGGATGGGATGGGCAGCTGCCTCTTTGAACAGCTGCCCGGCCTGCCCTCTATGGCCAAAGGCTGTGGAAACATGTTTGTGGACCCCGGCGAGCAGTGCGACTGTGGCTTCGCTGAT GAGTGCACTGATCCCTGCTGTAATTACCTCACCTGCCAGCTGAGGCCAGGGGCACAGTGTGCATCCAATGGACCCTGCTGTCAAAACTGCCAG CTGCGCCCGGCTGGCTGGCAGTGCCGCCCTCCCAGAGGTGACTGTGACTTGCCTGAGTTCTGCCCAGGAGACAGCTCCCAGTGCCCCCCTGACATCAGCCTGGGGGACGGTGAGCCATGTGCTGGTGGACTGGCCGTGTGCATGGAAGGGCGTTGTGCTTCCTACGCCCAGCAGTGCCAGGCTCTCTGGGGACCTGGGGCCCAGCCGGCCACACCACTTTGCCTCCTTACTGCCAACACTCGGGGAGATGCCTTTGGGAACTGTGGGCGCAGCCCTAATGGCAGCTACATGTCCTGTGCCACTAG AGATGCCATCTGTGGGCAACTCCAGTGCCAGGGGGGTATGGCCCAGCCTCTGCTGGGCTCAGCCCAAGATCTGCACTGGGAGACACTGGAAGCCAATGGGACCCAGCTGAATTGCAGCTGGGTACACCTGGACCTGGGCAACGATGTGGCTCAGCCCCTCCTGACTCTTCCTGGCACAGCCTGTGGCCCTGGCCTG GTGTGTCTCAACCGTCGATGCCAGCCCGTGGATCTCCTGGGAGCACAGGAATGTCGGAGGAAATGCCATGGACATGGG GTCTGCGACAGCAATAGGCATTGCCACTGTGAAGAGGGCTGGGCGCCCCCTGACTGCACCACCCAGATCAGAG CAACCAGCTCCCTGACCACAGggctgcccctcagcctcctGTTGATGGTGGTCCTGGTGCTGCTTGGTGCCAGCTACTGGCACCGTGCCCGCCTGCGCCAGCGACTTTGCCAACTCAAGGGACCCAGCTGCCAATACAG GGCAGCCCAATCTGGTCCTCCAGAACGCCCAGGACCCCCGCAGAGGGCCCTGCTGATCTCAGGCGCCAAG GCTGAGCTGGCTGACCGACCCAATCCCCCCACTCGCCCTCTGCCCGTTGACCCAGTCGTGAGGCGCTCGAAG GCCTGCCCCGCCGCCCCCAGCAGTGTCCTCGCTCTACCTCTGACCTCTCCTGAGGTTTCGCTGCCTCCAACCTGA
- the ADAM15 gene encoding disintegrin and metalloproteinase domain-containing protein 15 isoform X6, whose product MRLALLWALGLLGAGSPLPSRPLPDTGGTEEEQGRPERRILEPQILQDNLTFSLAEVLQTSLPEALRIKLELDGESHILELLQNRELVPGHPTLVWYQPDGTRVVSEGHTLEHCCYEGGVQGHANSWVSLCTCSGLRGLVILSPERSYALELRPGDLQGLPIISRIQDLLLPGHTCALSRRASVSTRVPPERHLGRNHSHRRRRDVVTETKIVELVIVADHSEVQKYQDFQYLLNRTLEVAVLLDTFFRPLNVRVALVGLEAWTQRDLVEINQDPGLTLNSFLRWRQVDLLPRLPHDSAQLVTATSFSGPMVGMAIQNSICSPEFSGGVNMDHSTSILGVASSIAHELGHSLGLDHDSPGNSCPCPGPAPAKSCIMEASTDFLPGLNFSNCSRQALEKALLDGMGSCLFEQLPGLPSMAKGCGNMFVDPGEQCDCGFADECTDPCCNYLTCQLRPGAQCASNGPCCQNCQLRPAGWQCRPPRGDCDLPEFCPGDSSQCPPDISLGDGEPCAGGLAVCMEGRCASYAQQCQALWGPGAQPATPLCLLTANTRGDAFGNCGRSPNGSYMSCATRDAICGQLQCQGGMAQPLLGSAQDLHWETLEANGTQLNCSWVHLDLGNDVAQPLLTLPGTACGPGLVCLNRRCQPVDLLGAQECRRKCHGHGVCDSNRHCHCEEGWAPPDCTTQIRATSSLTTGLPLSLLLMVVLVLLGASYWHRARLRQRLCQLKGPSCQYRAAQSGPPERPGPPQRALLISGAKSQGPVKPPPPRKPLPADPQGQRPLGDLPGPGAGIPPLVLPSRPAPPPPAVSSLYL is encoded by the exons ATGCGGCTGGCGCTGCTCTGGGCCCTGGGACTCCTGGGCGCGGGCAGCCCTCTGCCCTCCCGGCCGCTCCCAGATACAG GTGGCACTGAGGAGGAGCAAGGAAGGCCGGAGAGAAGGATCTTGGAGCCCCAGATCCTTCAGGACAACCTGACATTCAGCCTAGCAGAGGTGCTTCAG ACCAGTCTGCCTGAGGCTTTGCGGATCAAATTGGAATTGGATGGTGAGAGTCATATCCTGGAGCTGCTACAGAATAG GGAACTAGTCCCAGGCCACCCAACCCTGGTGTGGTACCAGCCTGATGGCACCCGGGTGGTCAGTGAGGGACATACTCTG GAGCACTGCTGCTACGAAGGAGGAGTGCAGGGCCATGCCAACTCCTGGGTCTCCCTCTGCACCTGCTCGGGCCTCAG GGGCTTGGTGATTCTGTCGCCAGAGAGAAGCTACGCCCTGGAGCTGAGGCCTGGGGACCTTCAGGGTCTCCCCATCATCTCCCGGATCCAAGACCTCCTCCTGCCAGGCCACACTTGTGCCCTAAGCAGGCGTGCATCTGTGTCCACTCGGGTTCCCCCAGAGCGCCACCTGGGACGGAACCACAGTCACCGG CGGAGGCGGGATGTGGTGACAGAGACCAAGATTGTTGAGCTGGTGATTGTAGCTGATCATTCCGAG GTCCAGAAGTACCAGGACTTCCAGTACCTGCTGAACCGCACACTGGAAGTGGCCGTCCTCCTGGACACA TTCTTCCGGCCCCTGAATGTCCGGGTGGCGTTAGTGGGCCTGGAGGCCTGGACCCAGCGTGACCTGGTAGAGATAAACCAGGACCCAGGTCTCACACTAAACAGCTTCCTCCGCTGGCGCCAGGTGGACCTGCTGCCTCGATTGCCCCACGACAGTGCCCAGCTGGTGAC TGCTACTTCATTCTCTGGGCCCATGGTGGGCATGGCCATTCAGAACTCCATCTGTTCTCCTGAATTCTCAGGAGGCGTGAACATG GACCACTCCACAAGCATCCTGGGAGTTGCTTCCTCGATAGCCCATGAGTTGGGCCACAGCCTGGGTCTGGACCACGACTCCCCTGGGAACAGCTGCCCCTgtccaggcccagccccagccaaGAGCTGCATCATGGAGGCCTCCACAGA CTTCCTGCCAGGCTTGAACTTTAGCAACTGCAGCCGCCAGGCCCTGGAGAAAGCCCTCTTGGATGGGATGGGCAGCTGCCTCTTTGAACAGCTGCCCGGCCTGCCCTCTATGGCCAAAGGCTGTGGAAACATGTTTGTGGACCCCGGCGAGCAGTGCGACTGTGGCTTCGCTGAT GAGTGCACTGATCCCTGCTGTAATTACCTCACCTGCCAGCTGAGGCCAGGGGCACAGTGTGCATCCAATGGACCCTGCTGTCAAAACTGCCAG CTGCGCCCGGCTGGCTGGCAGTGCCGCCCTCCCAGAGGTGACTGTGACTTGCCTGAGTTCTGCCCAGGAGACAGCTCCCAGTGCCCCCCTGACATCAGCCTGGGGGACGGTGAGCCATGTGCTGGTGGACTGGCCGTGTGCATGGAAGGGCGTTGTGCTTCCTACGCCCAGCAGTGCCAGGCTCTCTGGGGACCTGGGGCCCAGCCGGCCACACCACTTTGCCTCCTTACTGCCAACACTCGGGGAGATGCCTTTGGGAACTGTGGGCGCAGCCCTAATGGCAGCTACATGTCCTGTGCCACTAG AGATGCCATCTGTGGGCAACTCCAGTGCCAGGGGGGTATGGCCCAGCCTCTGCTGGGCTCAGCCCAAGATCTGCACTGGGAGACACTGGAAGCCAATGGGACCCAGCTGAATTGCAGCTGGGTACACCTGGACCTGGGCAACGATGTGGCTCAGCCCCTCCTGACTCTTCCTGGCACAGCCTGTGGCCCTGGCCTG GTGTGTCTCAACCGTCGATGCCAGCCCGTGGATCTCCTGGGAGCACAGGAATGTCGGAGGAAATGCCATGGACATGGG GTCTGCGACAGCAATAGGCATTGCCACTGTGAAGAGGGCTGGGCGCCCCCTGACTGCACCACCCAGATCAGAG CAACCAGCTCCCTGACCACAGggctgcccctcagcctcctGTTGATGGTGGTCCTGGTGCTGCTTGGTGCCAGCTACTGGCACCGTGCCCGCCTGCGCCAGCGACTTTGCCAACTCAAGGGACCCAGCTGCCAATACAG GGCAGCCCAATCTGGTCCTCCAGAACGCCCAGGACCCCCGCAGAGGGCCCTGCTGATCTCAGGCGCCAAG tctcaggGGCCTGTCAAGCCCCCACCCCCGAGGAAGCCACTGCCTGCTGACCCCCAGGGCCAGCGCCCTTTGGGTGACCTGCCTGGCCCAGGAGCTGGAATCCCGCCCCTAGTTTTACCCtccag GCCTGCCCCGCCGCCCCCAGCAGTGTCCTCGCTCTACCTCTGA
- the ADAM15 gene encoding disintegrin and metalloproteinase domain-containing protein 15 isoform X5, whose protein sequence is MRLALLWALGLLGAGSPLPSRPLPDTGGTEEEQGRPERRILEPQILQDNLTFSLAEVLQTSLPEALRIKLELDGESHILELLQNRELVPGHPTLVWYQPDGTRVVSEGHTLEHCCYEGGVQGHANSWVSLCTCSGLRGLVILSPERSYALELRPGDLQGLPIISRIQDLLLPGHTCALSRRASVSTRVPPERHLGRNHSHRRRRDVVTETKIVELVIVADHSEVQKYQDFQYLLNRTLEVAVLLDTFFRPLNVRVALVGLEAWTQRDLVEINQDPGLTLNSFLRWRQVDLLPRLPHDSAQLVTATSFSGPMVGMAIQNSICSPEFSGGVNMDHSTSILGVASSIAHELGHSLGLDHDSPGNSCPCPGPAPAKSCIMEASTDFLPGLNFSNCSRQALEKALLDGMGSCLFEQLPGLPSMAKGCGNMFVDPGEQCDCGFADECTDPCCNYLTCQLRPGAQCASNGPCCQNCQLRPAGWQCRPPRGDCDLPEFCPGDSSQCPPDISLGDGEPCAGGLAVCMEGRCASYAQQCQALWGPGAQPATPLCLLTANTRGDAFGNCGRSPNGSYMSCATRDAICGQLQCQGGMAQPLLGSAQDLHWETLEANGTQLNCSWVHLDLGNDVAQPLLTLPGTACGPGLVCLNRRCQPVDLLGAQECRRKCHGHGVCDSNRHCHCEEGWAPPDCTTQIRATSSLTTGLPLSLLLMVVLVLLGASYWHRARLRQRLCQLKGPSCQYRAAQSGPPERPGPPQRALLISGAKASALGFPAPPSRPLPPDPVPKRLQWCPSLEDQGTPQPSDTLSPRSSKGLSWLTDPIPPLALCPLTQS, encoded by the exons ATGCGGCTGGCGCTGCTCTGGGCCCTGGGACTCCTGGGCGCGGGCAGCCCTCTGCCCTCCCGGCCGCTCCCAGATACAG GTGGCACTGAGGAGGAGCAAGGAAGGCCGGAGAGAAGGATCTTGGAGCCCCAGATCCTTCAGGACAACCTGACATTCAGCCTAGCAGAGGTGCTTCAG ACCAGTCTGCCTGAGGCTTTGCGGATCAAATTGGAATTGGATGGTGAGAGTCATATCCTGGAGCTGCTACAGAATAG GGAACTAGTCCCAGGCCACCCAACCCTGGTGTGGTACCAGCCTGATGGCACCCGGGTGGTCAGTGAGGGACATACTCTG GAGCACTGCTGCTACGAAGGAGGAGTGCAGGGCCATGCCAACTCCTGGGTCTCCCTCTGCACCTGCTCGGGCCTCAG GGGCTTGGTGATTCTGTCGCCAGAGAGAAGCTACGCCCTGGAGCTGAGGCCTGGGGACCTTCAGGGTCTCCCCATCATCTCCCGGATCCAAGACCTCCTCCTGCCAGGCCACACTTGTGCCCTAAGCAGGCGTGCATCTGTGTCCACTCGGGTTCCCCCAGAGCGCCACCTGGGACGGAACCACAGTCACCGG CGGAGGCGGGATGTGGTGACAGAGACCAAGATTGTTGAGCTGGTGATTGTAGCTGATCATTCCGAG GTCCAGAAGTACCAGGACTTCCAGTACCTGCTGAACCGCACACTGGAAGTGGCCGTCCTCCTGGACACA TTCTTCCGGCCCCTGAATGTCCGGGTGGCGTTAGTGGGCCTGGAGGCCTGGACCCAGCGTGACCTGGTAGAGATAAACCAGGACCCAGGTCTCACACTAAACAGCTTCCTCCGCTGGCGCCAGGTGGACCTGCTGCCTCGATTGCCCCACGACAGTGCCCAGCTGGTGAC TGCTACTTCATTCTCTGGGCCCATGGTGGGCATGGCCATTCAGAACTCCATCTGTTCTCCTGAATTCTCAGGAGGCGTGAACATG GACCACTCCACAAGCATCCTGGGAGTTGCTTCCTCGATAGCCCATGAGTTGGGCCACAGCCTGGGTCTGGACCACGACTCCCCTGGGAACAGCTGCCCCTgtccaggcccagccccagccaaGAGCTGCATCATGGAGGCCTCCACAGA CTTCCTGCCAGGCTTGAACTTTAGCAACTGCAGCCGCCAGGCCCTGGAGAAAGCCCTCTTGGATGGGATGGGCAGCTGCCTCTTTGAACAGCTGCCCGGCCTGCCCTCTATGGCCAAAGGCTGTGGAAACATGTTTGTGGACCCCGGCGAGCAGTGCGACTGTGGCTTCGCTGAT GAGTGCACTGATCCCTGCTGTAATTACCTCACCTGCCAGCTGAGGCCAGGGGCACAGTGTGCATCCAATGGACCCTGCTGTCAAAACTGCCAG CTGCGCCCGGCTGGCTGGCAGTGCCGCCCTCCCAGAGGTGACTGTGACTTGCCTGAGTTCTGCCCAGGAGACAGCTCCCAGTGCCCCCCTGACATCAGCCTGGGGGACGGTGAGCCATGTGCTGGTGGACTGGCCGTGTGCATGGAAGGGCGTTGTGCTTCCTACGCCCAGCAGTGCCAGGCTCTCTGGGGACCTGGGGCCCAGCCGGCCACACCACTTTGCCTCCTTACTGCCAACACTCGGGGAGATGCCTTTGGGAACTGTGGGCGCAGCCCTAATGGCAGCTACATGTCCTGTGCCACTAG AGATGCCATCTGTGGGCAACTCCAGTGCCAGGGGGGTATGGCCCAGCCTCTGCTGGGCTCAGCCCAAGATCTGCACTGGGAGACACTGGAAGCCAATGGGACCCAGCTGAATTGCAGCTGGGTACACCTGGACCTGGGCAACGATGTGGCTCAGCCCCTCCTGACTCTTCCTGGCACAGCCTGTGGCCCTGGCCTG GTGTGTCTCAACCGTCGATGCCAGCCCGTGGATCTCCTGGGAGCACAGGAATGTCGGAGGAAATGCCATGGACATGGG GTCTGCGACAGCAATAGGCATTGCCACTGTGAAGAGGGCTGGGCGCCCCCTGACTGCACCACCCAGATCAGAG CAACCAGCTCCCTGACCACAGggctgcccctcagcctcctGTTGATGGTGGTCCTGGTGCTGCTTGGTGCCAGCTACTGGCACCGTGCCCGCCTGCGCCAGCGACTTTGCCAACTCAAGGGACCCAGCTGCCAATACAG GGCAGCCCAATCTGGTCCTCCAGAACGCCCAGGACCCCCGCAGAGGGCCCTGCTGATCTCAGGCGCCAAG GCTAGTGCTCTTGGCTTCCCGGCCCCCCCCTCCAGGCCGCTGCCTCCAGACCCTGTGCCCAAGAGACTCCAG TGGTGCCCTTCATTAGAGGACCAGGGTACCCCTCAGCCTTCAGACACACTGAGCCCCAGAAGCAGCAAAGG GCTGAGCTGGCTGACCGACCCAATCCCCCCACTCGCCCTCTGCCCGTTGACCCAGTCGTGA
- the ADAM15 gene encoding disintegrin and metalloproteinase domain-containing protein 15 isoform X1 — translation MRLALLWALGLLGAGSPLPSRPLPDTGGTEEEQGRPERRILEPQILQDNLTFSLAEVLQTSLPEALRIKLELDGESHILELLQNRELVPGHPTLVWYQPDGTRVVSEGHTLEHCCYEGGVQGHANSWVSLCTCSGLRGLVILSPERSYALELRPGDLQGLPIISRIQDLLLPGHTCALSRRASVSTRVPPERHLGRNHSHRRRRDVVTETKIVELVIVADHSEVQKYQDFQYLLNRTLEVAVLLDTFFRPLNVRVALVGLEAWTQRDLVEINQDPGLTLNSFLRWRQVDLLPRLPHDSAQLVTATSFSGPMVGMAIQNSICSPEFSGGVNMDHSTSILGVASSIAHELGHSLGLDHDSPGNSCPCPGPAPAKSCIMEASTDFLPGLNFSNCSRQALEKALLDGMGSCLFEQLPGLPSMAKGCGNMFVDPGEQCDCGFADECTDPCCNYLTCQLRPGAQCASNGPCCQNCQLRPAGWQCRPPRGDCDLPEFCPGDSSQCPPDISLGDGEPCAGGLAVCMEGRCASYAQQCQALWGPGAQPATPLCLLTANTRGDAFGNCGRSPNGSYMSCATRDAICGQLQCQGGMAQPLLGSAQDLHWETLEANGTQLNCSWVHLDLGNDVAQPLLTLPGTACGPGLVCLNRRCQPVDLLGAQECRRKCHGHGVCDSNRHCHCEEGWAPPDCTTQIRATSSLTTGLPLSLLLMVVLVLLGASYWHRARLRQRLCQLKGPSCQYRAAQSGPPERPGPPQRALLISGAKASALGFPAPPSRPLPPDPVPKRLQAELADRPNPPTRPLPVDPVVRRSKSQGPVKPPPPRKPLPADPQGQRPLGDLPGPGAGIPPLVLPSRPAPPPPAVSSLYL, via the exons ATGCGGCTGGCGCTGCTCTGGGCCCTGGGACTCCTGGGCGCGGGCAGCCCTCTGCCCTCCCGGCCGCTCCCAGATACAG GTGGCACTGAGGAGGAGCAAGGAAGGCCGGAGAGAAGGATCTTGGAGCCCCAGATCCTTCAGGACAACCTGACATTCAGCCTAGCAGAGGTGCTTCAG ACCAGTCTGCCTGAGGCTTTGCGGATCAAATTGGAATTGGATGGTGAGAGTCATATCCTGGAGCTGCTACAGAATAG GGAACTAGTCCCAGGCCACCCAACCCTGGTGTGGTACCAGCCTGATGGCACCCGGGTGGTCAGTGAGGGACATACTCTG GAGCACTGCTGCTACGAAGGAGGAGTGCAGGGCCATGCCAACTCCTGGGTCTCCCTCTGCACCTGCTCGGGCCTCAG GGGCTTGGTGATTCTGTCGCCAGAGAGAAGCTACGCCCTGGAGCTGAGGCCTGGGGACCTTCAGGGTCTCCCCATCATCTCCCGGATCCAAGACCTCCTCCTGCCAGGCCACACTTGTGCCCTAAGCAGGCGTGCATCTGTGTCCACTCGGGTTCCCCCAGAGCGCCACCTGGGACGGAACCACAGTCACCGG CGGAGGCGGGATGTGGTGACAGAGACCAAGATTGTTGAGCTGGTGATTGTAGCTGATCATTCCGAG GTCCAGAAGTACCAGGACTTCCAGTACCTGCTGAACCGCACACTGGAAGTGGCCGTCCTCCTGGACACA TTCTTCCGGCCCCTGAATGTCCGGGTGGCGTTAGTGGGCCTGGAGGCCTGGACCCAGCGTGACCTGGTAGAGATAAACCAGGACCCAGGTCTCACACTAAACAGCTTCCTCCGCTGGCGCCAGGTGGACCTGCTGCCTCGATTGCCCCACGACAGTGCCCAGCTGGTGAC TGCTACTTCATTCTCTGGGCCCATGGTGGGCATGGCCATTCAGAACTCCATCTGTTCTCCTGAATTCTCAGGAGGCGTGAACATG GACCACTCCACAAGCATCCTGGGAGTTGCTTCCTCGATAGCCCATGAGTTGGGCCACAGCCTGGGTCTGGACCACGACTCCCCTGGGAACAGCTGCCCCTgtccaggcccagccccagccaaGAGCTGCATCATGGAGGCCTCCACAGA CTTCCTGCCAGGCTTGAACTTTAGCAACTGCAGCCGCCAGGCCCTGGAGAAAGCCCTCTTGGATGGGATGGGCAGCTGCCTCTTTGAACAGCTGCCCGGCCTGCCCTCTATGGCCAAAGGCTGTGGAAACATGTTTGTGGACCCCGGCGAGCAGTGCGACTGTGGCTTCGCTGAT GAGTGCACTGATCCCTGCTGTAATTACCTCACCTGCCAGCTGAGGCCAGGGGCACAGTGTGCATCCAATGGACCCTGCTGTCAAAACTGCCAG CTGCGCCCGGCTGGCTGGCAGTGCCGCCCTCCCAGAGGTGACTGTGACTTGCCTGAGTTCTGCCCAGGAGACAGCTCCCAGTGCCCCCCTGACATCAGCCTGGGGGACGGTGAGCCATGTGCTGGTGGACTGGCCGTGTGCATGGAAGGGCGTTGTGCTTCCTACGCCCAGCAGTGCCAGGCTCTCTGGGGACCTGGGGCCCAGCCGGCCACACCACTTTGCCTCCTTACTGCCAACACTCGGGGAGATGCCTTTGGGAACTGTGGGCGCAGCCCTAATGGCAGCTACATGTCCTGTGCCACTAG AGATGCCATCTGTGGGCAACTCCAGTGCCAGGGGGGTATGGCCCAGCCTCTGCTGGGCTCAGCCCAAGATCTGCACTGGGAGACACTGGAAGCCAATGGGACCCAGCTGAATTGCAGCTGGGTACACCTGGACCTGGGCAACGATGTGGCTCAGCCCCTCCTGACTCTTCCTGGCACAGCCTGTGGCCCTGGCCTG GTGTGTCTCAACCGTCGATGCCAGCCCGTGGATCTCCTGGGAGCACAGGAATGTCGGAGGAAATGCCATGGACATGGG GTCTGCGACAGCAATAGGCATTGCCACTGTGAAGAGGGCTGGGCGCCCCCTGACTGCACCACCCAGATCAGAG CAACCAGCTCCCTGACCACAGggctgcccctcagcctcctGTTGATGGTGGTCCTGGTGCTGCTTGGTGCCAGCTACTGGCACCGTGCCCGCCTGCGCCAGCGACTTTGCCAACTCAAGGGACCCAGCTGCCAATACAG GGCAGCCCAATCTGGTCCTCCAGAACGCCCAGGACCCCCGCAGAGGGCCCTGCTGATCTCAGGCGCCAAG GCTAGTGCTCTTGGCTTCCCGGCCCCCCCCTCCAGGCCGCTGCCTCCAGACCCTGTGCCCAAGAGACTCCAG GCTGAGCTGGCTGACCGACCCAATCCCCCCACTCGCCCTCTGCCCGTTGACCCAGTCGTGAGGCGCTCGAAG tctcaggGGCCTGTCAAGCCCCCACCCCCGAGGAAGCCACTGCCTGCTGACCCCCAGGGCCAGCGCCCTTTGGGTGACCTGCCTGGCCCAGGAGCTGGAATCCCGCCCCTAGTTTTACCCtccag GCCTGCCCCGCCGCCCCCAGCAGTGTCCTCGCTCTACCTCTGA